From Brassica rapa cultivar Chiifu-401-42 chromosome A06, CAAS_Brap_v3.01, whole genome shotgun sequence:
TGTGCATATCATGTAACCATCAAATAGCCAACATCCAAATAATAAtcgataaaaatgtaaaaatgtagAACTTCATCCTATAGGCCTCTGGCATGTGATCTTGTTGTGCCCTCCTGTGCCACATCTGCTGCACTTGTGGGACTGAGATTTAGATCCAGGAACCCCAAACTCGCCAAcggatctctttctctttgtagGAGGGCGTccacttttctttttggtagcTGGAGGTGGGCAAGACAGTTCATCAATATTCTCTGGATAGGTGGACGTTGACAACTCTCCACCAGGATGTATGCTTTCAGCATAAGCTTTAGCCCACGTTTCTGTCAAGTGAGAAGCATCAACAAAACGGTTTTCATCTCTCTTGATATGCTTAGCAGCAGCGATGGCATGGATGCAGGGGATCTTGTCAATGTCGAAAACATTACATGTGCAATGCCGCTTCTCCAAGTCAACAACAAACTTCATTGTTTCATTCTTCACCTCAAACTCGCTTCGATCAACTTGATACACATTCAACAACATTGCGGCCCCTAACCTAGATACCAATTTCTGAACAACTTTTGGAGTAACCAGGTGCTTATGTTTCGCAGCCGCTTCGCGTCGCTCAAAAAACCAAGTGGTCATCGTCAATCTGATAGTTTCAAGGAGAGAGATAATGGGCAACTCACGAGGCATCTTCAACATAGAATTGAGAGACTCTGCAATGTTGGTAGTCATGATATTATACCTGTTCGCAGGCGCATAGCTTCGTGCCCACTTCCTAAAATCAGACTCTTCCAGATACTTAGCCAATTCAGGACATTTATCCTTTATGTCCTTGAAGATTAACCAGAACTCGTGACACGTATAGGCATCAGCAGCGCTTTCCACCAGAGGTAGCAACCCAGTCTTCGCATATGTAGGAGTGATGTTGCGGAGCAGATGGATCCTGCAAATTCCATGGTGAGATAAGGGATATACATCCTCCAACGCTGAAGAAATGGAGTTAGCCCTGTCTGATACAAAAACAAGATCCGAAGCGTCCGGGATCTTCTGGCTCAAACCTCTAAAGAACCATTTCCAAGAGGCGCCGTTTTCTGCGTCAACCACTGCAAAGGCGAGAGGATATAGATGATAATTCCCATCTTGAGCACAAGCTGCCAATAAAGTCCCATTGAATTTTCCCTTCAGAAATGTACCATCTACTGCAATAACTCTCCTCATCAATGAAAATCCCCTTATCGATGGACCAAAAGCCACAAATGCATACTTGAACTTTCCTGCAGCATCAACATGTTGATAAGtcaaggaaccagggtttgtttCTGTGATTTTATACAACCACCTAGACAAATTGTAATAGCTGTCTTCAGGAGTCCCTCTAACCAAAATCTGAGCTTCTTCTCTCACTCTCCAAGCTTGTTTGTAATTGATGTGAACACCATGCAGCATCCTGACCTGTTCAATGATCTGTTTCGGTTTGAGACCTTCCTTTTTTTCTCCATAATTGCTGGAAATCAAAGAACCCAACAACTTTGCAGATGCTTGTCTGTGGTTGGCTTTCCTGTGTGTTGTATCGCATGTATGCTCATGAACATACTTTTTAACAacgaaaaaatctgaaacaggTAGCTTGATAGCACGCATCCTCCACGTGCAATTTTCATCAACACAACTCAAAAGCACTCTTGACTTGTTAGAAGAGACAGTCTTGTACTCAAACTTCCACTCTAAAGCCCatttcttcatcctcaacatCAACTCTCTCTTTGTCTTAAAATAGCTATTCACCTTAATATCGCCAGCTACTCTCGTGTTTGGTGAAAGTCCAATATGGACAGGGCTAAAATCCGGAAGAGCATTCAGAGGAACTGTAGAAACACCTTCATATAGAAACTCtgcaaaagtcaagtagttctgtaaggcataatacttgattatgaagcatatcatgcaaacacaaacagaaaaagggAATTAGGGACAATGTACCTGTTTTTCACTCTGCACAGTAGAAAGAATCACTGGATTGGCATTCAATGGAACAGTAGAAGCAAATGTATCAGAAGCTTGAATGTTACAGCTAGCTGAATCAGTACTAAAATCCGGAAGAGCATTCACAGGAACTGTAGAAACACCTTCAAATAGAAGACTCtgcaaaagtcaagtagttctgtaaggcatagtacttgattatgaagcatatcatgcaaacacaaacagaaaaagggAATTAAGGACAATGTACCTGTTTTTCACTCTGCACAGTAGAAAGAATCGCTGGATTGGCATTCAATGGAACAGTAGAAGCAACTGTATCAGAAGCTTGAGTGTTACAGCTAGCTGGATCAGTACTAACTTGCATAGagtcaagtagttctgtaaggcatAATAATTGGTTATGAAGCATATCCTGAAAAGTCTAAGTAAGAAAAAAACCTTAACACACAAACGACAGGTTCCATCAAATGCTCTAGTCTTGGAAATGAAAGTTCTGAGCTGACGAGTATTACCTATCGAGAGTGGGGGGAAACTTTCAATAATACATTTCATATCCAATGAAAAACCATAACTCAAACTGATTTCTTCCTCTTTAACACTAAAATCTTCAGAGATAATCTTCATCAAATCTTCATACAGTAGATCTTCTTCTATGGAAATGATTGATGCATTCCTCTTCAAATCAACAAGAAACTCCCACTGGAGAGATTCTTTTGAGATCCATTGTCCACAGATGCACAAAACTTCCATTGTTCTACAAAATCAACTTCAAATCGTCAACAATATATAACAAAACCTAGATAATGTATAACAAAATGAAATGATTCAAACCTTAATCAAATCAGACACAcgagagagagaatgagatgAATAGACGTAGAAACGACAGATCAATTGAgaaacgacgacgacgacgataaATAAACgaagagacgacgacgacggatcaacggagagacgacgacgacgacgacgacgacggagagacgacgacgacgacgacgacggagagacgacgacgacgacgacgacggagagacgacgacgacaagGACGGGGAgacgacgacgaagaagcgaTGAAACGAGGACGGCGACAAAttgatttcaaatttgttttttaaattagttaaagaAGGGGGCATAAGGGTAAATTGcccctttaatgaaacctatttttgtgatttctaatcctgagtgctagtttgggaaggaaaacttgatttagtgttCTTTGTGTCATTTTCTCAATAAACTTTGTAGTTTACGgtttaaaaatcttaaaaaaaaagaaaagaatacgCGTATTAGCGTATacagtatatatacatatatgtattgcTTATTCGCGAGTCGCGAAAACATACCGAgcgagaaagaaagaaagaggtgaaaaacaaacaaacccaaTTCTCTTGAGCCCCAACCCTAATTTCGACGATCTCATGACGAATGACAATCAGATCGAATCTCTCCACCGCAAGCACCACCGTTCCTCCTCATCCTCCGACGAAGCCGATAAATCATCTAAGCGCCACAAGCACCGTCACCACAAGCACCACCACAAGCGCCACCACCGACACCGCCGTGATAAGAAGCGCGAAGATGAGCTTCCATCGGGTGAAGATGAGGCTGAGCTGATGGATGTTACTACGATTGGAGTCAGTAACGGCGGTGGTGGGGATGACGTCGAGGAAGGGGAGATTCTAGATGAAGAAGGGGTCGCCAATGTTAAGACGGTAGATTCTGATGGCGAGTCGGGCGAAATCAAATCCGATCAGATTCAAGACATTCATCTGGTCTGTTCTAATCGCCCTCTTTTACTTGTCTTTTGCTTATAGATTCTGCTTGGATGCTgggattataggggtttgattGAAACTATAGATTGtgatttataactcagtatccAAACAGCTTTAAGCTGAAATTATGATAAAAGCTTTGGTCTTTGagagttttttatttagataacCTGAGTGTTTCAATGCATATGTAAGAAAGCAGTTGCCATAGGCGTTCAATGGAGACTGATGGGCTTTCCCTTGATTTGTAAGAACTGGTTTCGCGATTATGTTGTTGCttctttatcattttttttaatgtgttcTCATGCGTTTTGTAGCCTGTCGATGGGGTTTCTGGAAATGCCGGGACTTCTAATGGTGTTCTGACTCGTGAATCTAAAAGGGAGGACAAGAAAGAATCTGGGGGTCCTTCGGAGAGAGTTGGTAAAAGAAGTTATGATAATGGCAGGAGTTCGTTTTCTTCGGAGAACTCTGAAGAGAAGTATAAGAGTAGTAACCGGTCTCTTACGGAGAGCCGGCAGTATAACGAAGTCCGTGCGCGGAGTAGATCTAAGTCAAGGGTTGTTGCGGAGGATGAGTTTTCGGTCAGAGGAAGACATCGCGACTCTAGTAGGGAGTATCGTCATGACAGAGTTGACTCAAGGAGGAGCGAGGGACGTGGGCGATATGAAGGATATGACAGGGAATATACTCGAGAAGACGTGGAAAGAGAAAGAAGTAAGGAGAGGGATATGGACAGGGAAGGAAGCATTCGAGATAGGGATTCAGAAGGAAGTAAACGGAGAGAGAGGGATATTGATCGGAGGAGGGAAAGAGAACGAGAAGAAAGGAGGGAGATAGAGGCTGACCGTGAAAGGCGGAAAGATAAGGAACGGGAGCGCAGCATTGATAGGGATAGGAGAAGGGAGAGGGAAGGACGAGATAGAGACAATGAAAGAGGTGGGAGCGTCGATAGGGAAAGGAGAAGGGAGAGGGAAGGAGATTATTTACGAGACAGAGACAATAGAAGGGGTAGGAGTAGAGACAGAACCAGATATGATAGCCGAGAGAGGATGAGAGAAAAGGAAAGGGAGAGTGACAAAGATAGAGAAATCCAGGCTGATAAGGAGAAGTATAAAAGTGTTGAAGTGGACAACGGTGAAAGGTATTCTTTCACTAACCCTATTCCTTACTTATAAATGTTCTGTTACATACGATACACCTTTACTATTTTGTTGGGtgcttaaatattttactattaggTCGAAAAATGAGAATGATCAAGATGATAATGACAAAGAATTTATATGGAAATCTCCGGAagaaatagaagaagaagaattaaATAGAATCAGGGAGAGCATAGAGAAATTTAAAAAGAAGTCCGAGCAGCAAAGTGAACTTATTTCGCAGGATAAGGGGAAAGGTAATTTTTTCAGACTTCCGCTCAATTTGGTATGCGTGAATGGCTCTTTTACTGAAAGCTGTAATTAGTTCGTGGTAGATTTGGTTGATTGGTTTCACTTGCACTTGTACAAACTTCTTGTAGTCTCACTGAGTGTTTTGTTTCTGTGCCAGATGTCGTTCAAGAAAACAGTGCTCCGGATTCGGCTTCTTTTGCAGTTGTTACAGCTGCTAATGCTGGTGCAGCCAAAGCTAACTCGGACTTTGACCCTGTTGTTGGTGATGTTGCTAAAACCTCATTAACAGCTGGTGGGCCACCTACTGTGTTTGGAATTTCAAACTCGGAGAAGACTCAAGCTCCAGCAGGGCTTGGCGAAGGTAGCCCAAAGGTGGGTTAGCAGaggatttcttatttttttatttggctTAAGTGTTGTGTGTG
This genomic window contains:
- the LOC117126155 gene encoding uncharacterized protein LOC117126155, with the protein product MKKWALEWKFEYKTVSSNKSRVLLSCVDENCTWRMRAIKLPVSDFFVVKKYVHEHTCDTTHRKANHRQASAKLLGSLISSNYGEKKEGLKPKQIIEQVRMLHGVHINYKQAWRVREEAQILVRGTPEDSYYNLSRWLYKITETNPGSLTYQHVDAAGKFKYAFVAFGPSIRGFSLMRRVIAVDGTFLKGKFNGTLLAACAQDGNYHLYPLAFAVVDAENGASWKWFFRGLSQKIPDASDLVFVSDRANSISSALEDVYPLSHHGICRIHLLRNITPTYAKTGLLPLVESAADAYTCHEFWLIFKDIKDKCPELAKYLEESDFRKWARSYAPANRYNIMTTNIAESLNSMLKMPRELPIISLLETIRLTMTTWFFERREAAAKHKHLVTPKVVQKLVSRLGAAMLLNVYQVDRSEFEVKNETMKFVVDLEKRHCTCNVFDIDKIPCIHAIAAAKHIKRDENRFVDASHLTETWAKAYAESIHPGGELSTSTYPENIDELSCPPPATKKKSGRPPTKRKRSVGEFGVPGSKSQSHKCSRCGTGGHNKITCQRPIG
- the LOC117125967 gene encoding uncharacterized protein LOC117125967; translation: MLHNQLLCLTELLDSMQVSTDPASCNTQASDTVASTVPLNANPAILSTVQSEKQSLLFEGVSTVPVNALPDFSTDSASCNIQASDTFASTVPLNANPVILSTVQSEKQVHCP
- the LOC103875345 gene encoding LOW QUALITY PROTEIN: serine/threonine-protein kinase prpf4B (The sequence of the model RefSeq protein was modified relative to this genomic sequence to represent the inferred CDS: inserted 2 bases in 1 codon), giving the protein MTNDNQIESLHRKHHRSSSSSDEADKSSKRHKHRHHKHHHKRHHRHRRDKKREDELPSGEDEAELMDVTTIGVSNGGGGDDVEEGEILDEEGVANVKTVDSDGESGEIKSDQIQDIHLPVDGVSGNAGTSNGVLTRESKREDKKESGGPSERVGKRSYDNGRSSFSSENSEEKYKSSNRSLTESRQYNEVRARSRSKSRVVAEDEFSVRGRHRDSSREYRHDRVDSRRSEGRGRYEGYDREYTREDVERERSKERDMDREGSIRDRDSEGSKRRERDIDRRREREREERREIEADRERRKDKERERSIDRDRRREREGRDRDNERGGSVDRERRREREGDYLRDRDNRRGRSRDRTRYDSRERMREKERESDKDREIQADKEKYKSVEVDNGERYSFTNPIPXTYKCSVTYDTPLLFCWVLKYFTIRSKNENDQDDNDKEFIWKSPEEIEEEELNRIRESIEKFKKKSEQQSELISQDKGKDVVQENSAPDSASFAVVTAANAGAAKANSDFDPVVGDVAKTSLTAGGPPTVFGISNSEKTQAPAGLGEGSPKSERSADMFHDDIFGESPAANQKVGHMRGKGDGVPMVRSGLHDNWDDAEGYYSYQFGELIDGRYEVIATHGKGVFSTVVRAKDLRAGPAEPDEVAIKIIRNNETMHKAGQTEVQILKKLAGADRDDKRHCVRLLSSFKYRNHLCLVFESLHLNLRELLKKFGRNIGLKLSAVRSYSKQLFIALKHLKNCGVLHCDIKPDNMLVNENKTVLKLCDFGNAMFAGKNEVTPYLVSRFYRSPEIILGLAYDHPLDIWSVGCCLYELYCGKVLFPGATNNDMLRLHMELKGLFPKKMLRKGAFIDQHFDHDLNFYATEEDTVSGKMMKRMILNVKPKDFGSIIKGYPGEDPKMLAHFRDLLDKMFILDPEKRLTVSQALAHPFITGK